Proteins encoded in a region of the Gopherus flavomarginatus isolate rGopFla2 chromosome 19, rGopFla2.mat.asm, whole genome shotgun sequence genome:
- the PPM1E gene encoding protein phosphatase 1E isoform X2 encodes MKLARSVFSKLHEICSSWVKDFPLQRRPYRYYETSIHAIKNMRRKMEDKHVCIPDFNMLFNLEDQEEQAYFAVFDGHGGVDAAIYASIHLHVNLVHQEMFQHDPAEALCRAFRVTDERFVQKAARESLRCGTTGVVTFIRGNMLHVAWLGDSQVMLVRQGQAVELMKPHKPDREDEKKRIEALGGCVVWFGAWRVNGSLSVSRAIGDAEHKPYICGDADSTSTVLDGSEDYLILACDGFYDTVNPDEAVKVVADHLKENNGDSSMVAHKLVASARDAGSSDNITVIVVFLRDMNTAVDVSEDSDWTENSFQGGQEDNGEDKENHGDCKRPWPQHQCSAPADLGYDGRVDSFTDRTSLSIGSKIHLFEDQPYLDLMKTEASQPRNAKHLLPVQVLSPGLPKGVNLVNSSTVKNEAPKSTASSVSGPTDPRGYSASLSLSSTGQHIYRMEGLLPHFSGLEKEQFRSLGKRVSAFSHFHFYNAKRRCGARLKPKFHTHLFNHKPSHMEGLGPSLPVQSGSKIRMLVRSSLWWRMNSHKVYGENMLLSQRQSNCTPDPYLYQSCKI; translated from the exons ATGAAGCTAGCCCGCTCAGTTTTCAGCAAACTCCACGAGATCTGCAGCAGCTGGGTGAAAGACTTTCCGCTTCAAAGGAGGCCCTACCGCTATTATGAGACATCCATCCATGCTATCAAGAACATGCGCAGGAAGATGGAAGACAAGCATGTCTGCATTCCTGACTTCAACATGCTCTTCAACCTTGAG GACCAAGAAGAGCAAGCATATTTTGCAGTATTTGATGGTCATGGAGGGGTGGATGCTGCCATCTATGCCTCCATCCATCTCCATGTGAATTTGGTGCATCAGGAGATGTTTCAACATGATCCAGCGGAGGCACTATGTAGAGCATTCCGGGTGACAGATGAACGCTTTGTTCAGAAGGCAGCCAGAGAG AGCCTGCGGTGTGGCACCACTGGTGTGGTAACATTCATCCGAGGAAATATGCTGCATGTAGCTTGGCTTGGTGACTCCCAGGTGATGCTTGTGAGACAGGGCCAAGCGGTGGAACTAATGAAGCCTCATAAACCGGATAGGGAG GATGAGAAGAAGCGTATCGAGGCCCTCGGAGGCTGTGTGGTCTGGTTTGGGGCCTGGAGAGTGAATGGGAGTTTATCCGTCTCGAGAGCTATTG GAGATGCTGAGCACAAGCCATATATTTGTGGAGATGCAGACTCCACCTCCACCGTACTGGATGGGTCTGAAGACTACCTCATTTTAGCCTGTGATGGCTTCTATGACACAGTAAATCCTGATGAGGCTGTGAAGGTGGTGGCTGACCACCTGAAGGAGAATAATGGAGATAGCAGCATGGTGGCACACAAATTAGTGGCATCAGCACGGGATGCTGGCTCCAGTGACAACATCACTGTCATTGTGGTATTTCTCAGGGACATGAATACAGCAGTAGATGTTAGTGAGGATTCAGACTGGACAGAGAACTCTTTTCAAGGAGGACAAGAAGATaatggggaagataaagaaaaccatGGAGACTGCAAACGACCATGGCCTCAACAtcagtgctcagcacctgcagaTCTAGGGTATGATGGGCGAGTGGATTCCTTCACTGATAGAACTAGCTTGAGCATAGGGTCCAAAATTCACCTGTTTGAAGACCAACCTTATTTAGACCTGATGAAAACAGAAGCAAGCCAACCTCGGAATGCCAAACATTTGTTACCAGTTCAAGTGTTGAGTCCTGGCCTACCAAAGGGAGTCAATTTGGTTAACAGCTCAACAGTGAAGAATGAAGCTCCAAAAAGCACCGCATCTTCAGTGTCTGGACCTACAGATCCAAGGGGATATTCTGCTTCTCTTAGTTTGAGTTCCACAGGGCAGCACATTTACAGAATGGAGGGTTTATTGCCACACTTTTCTGGATTGGAAAAGGAACAATTCAGATCCTTGGGGAAAAGAGTCTCTGCTTTCTCTCATTTCCACTTCTATAATGCAAAGAGGCGATGTGGAGCCAGGCTCAAACCAAAGTTTCACACACATCTCTTTAATCACAAACCTTCCCATATGGAAGGATTAGGTCCATCCTTACCTGTCCAAAGTGGCAGTAAAATTAGGATGTTGGTAAGAAGTTCTCTGTGGTGGAGGATGAATAGTCACAAAGTTTATGGTGAGAATATGCTCTTGAGTCAAAGACAAAGTAATTGTACACCAGATCCATACCTTTATCAGAGCTGCAAAATATAA